Proteins encoded within one genomic window of Methanothrix harundinacea 6Ac:
- a CDS encoding energy-coupling factor ABC transporter permease: MHIMEGFLPHPWWEAWYALSLPVVVYGIYRMNQLVKERRETLPLLALAGAFIFVLSSLKLPSVTGSCSHPTGAGMGAILFGPAITAVLCLVVLVYQALFLAHGGLTTLGANLFSMGIAGPAVAYLIYRSAGKLKLNFYISIFLAVTVADLATYIVTSLQLALAFPSATGGVVGSFYAFGAIFAVTQIPLAILEGVVIALIFKYIIQVKGDVMVRLRVIDEKRLGELKGAIPA, from the coding sequence TTGCACATCATGGAAGGTTTCCTCCCCCATCCCTGGTGGGAGGCGTGGTACGCCCTCTCCCTCCCCGTCGTAGTCTACGGAATTTACAGGATGAACCAGCTGGTCAAGGAGAGGAGGGAGACCCTCCCCCTCCTGGCCCTCGCCGGGGCCTTCATCTTCGTCCTCTCCTCCCTCAAGCTCCCCTCAGTGACCGGCTCCTGCTCCCACCCCACCGGGGCCGGGATGGGGGCGATCCTCTTCGGCCCGGCGATCACCGCAGTCCTATGCCTCGTGGTCCTCGTCTACCAGGCCCTCTTCCTCGCCCACGGCGGGCTCACCACCCTGGGGGCTAACCTCTTCTCCATGGGGATCGCAGGCCCCGCCGTCGCCTATCTCATCTACAGATCCGCCGGGAAGCTGAAGCTGAACTTCTACATCTCGATCTTCCTTGCGGTCACCGTGGCGGACCTGGCCACTTACATCGTCACCTCCCTCCAGCTCGCCCTCGCCTTCCCCTCGGCGACCGGAGGGGTGGTGGGGTCCTTCTACGCCTTCGGGGCGATCTTCGCCGTAACTCAGATCCCTCTCGCCATCCTCGAGGGGGTGGTGATCGCCCTGATCTTCAAGTACATAATCCAGGTGAAAGGCGACGTCATGGTGAGGCTGAGGGTCATCGACGAGAAGAGGCTGGGAGAGCTGAAGGGGGCGATCCCGGCATGA
- the xseA gene encoding exodeoxyribonuclease VII large subunit, translating into MNRAFTVTELNQRIRDRLTGDLRLCDLWARGELSNVVNHRSGHRYFTLKDGESQIPCVLFRGNASRLDFDLADGQNVLVFGDVEFYRPQGRVQILVKAARLDVGLGEKHRELERLKERLAAEGLFDAERKRPIPAHPACIGVVTSPDGAALRDVLRVLGACPARIVISPAVVQGDSAPASIASAISALQGIADVIIVGRGGGSAEDLSPFNSELVARAIYQSAPPVVSAVGHETDVTVADFVADLRAPTPSAAAEMVRPDLERLREALAGAEARMVRSLAASLERRRARYLAFGRLLAGRRMMAIVSEERQSLDRMTDRLVSAEDRRMELFAGRLEVAAGKLDSLSPLSTLRRGYSIALADSGVIRRASDLAPGELFELVFAEGRLLCRSVKVMADRS; encoded by the coding sequence TTGAACCGAGCATTCACCGTCACCGAGCTGAACCAGAGGATCCGGGACCGGCTGACCGGCGACCTGAGGCTATGTGATCTCTGGGCCCGGGGGGAGCTCTCCAACGTCGTCAACCACCGCTCCGGCCACCGATACTTCACCCTCAAGGACGGAGAGTCTCAGATCCCTTGCGTCCTCTTCCGGGGGAACGCCTCCCGCCTCGACTTCGACCTCGCCGACGGCCAGAACGTCCTCGTCTTTGGGGACGTGGAGTTCTACCGCCCCCAGGGAAGGGTCCAGATCCTGGTGAAGGCGGCGAGGCTCGACGTCGGCCTCGGCGAGAAGCACCGGGAGCTGGAGCGTTTGAAGGAACGGCTAGCCGCCGAGGGGCTCTTCGACGCCGAAAGGAAGAGGCCGATCCCCGCCCATCCCGCCTGCATCGGGGTCGTCACCTCCCCCGACGGAGCCGCCCTGAGGGACGTCCTGAGGGTCCTCGGCGCCTGCCCCGCGCGGATCGTCATATCCCCGGCGGTGGTCCAGGGGGACTCTGCCCCCGCGTCGATAGCCTCGGCGATATCCGCCCTCCAGGGGATCGCCGACGTCATCATCGTCGGCAGGGGCGGGGGCTCGGCGGAGGACCTCTCCCCCTTCAACTCGGAGTTGGTGGCGAGGGCGATATATCAGTCGGCCCCGCCGGTCGTCTCCGCCGTAGGCCACGAGACGGACGTGACGGTGGCCGACTTCGTCGCGGACCTCCGGGCCCCCACCCCCTCGGCGGCGGCGGAGATGGTGAGGCCGGACCTCGAGAGGCTCCGGGAGGCTCTGGCGGGGGCGGAGGCGAGGATGGTCCGGTCCCTGGCGGCGAGCCTGGAGCGGAGGCGGGCGAGGTACCTCGCCTTCGGCCGCCTCCTCGCCGGTCGCAGGATGATGGCTATAGTCTCGGAGGAGCGGCAGAGCCTCGACCGGATGACCGACCGGCTCGTCTCGGCGGAGGATCGGCGGATGGAGCTCTTCGCCGGAAGGCTGGAGGTGGCCGCAGGAAAGCTCGACTCCCTCTCCCCCCTATCGACCCTCCGGAGGGGCTACTCTATCGCCCTCGCCGATTCAGGGGTCATAAGGCGCGCCTCGGATCTCGCTCCGGGCGAGCTCTTCGAGCTCGTCTTCGCCGAGGGGAGGCTCCTCTGCCGGTCGGTGAAGGTGATGGCGGATAGGAGTTGA
- a CDS encoding exodeoxyribonuclease VII small subunit → MGLKDAVLTDLNAPEDLSLEASLAELEGIVRSLEEGELTLEESLKAFERGVSLIRRCNSLLDGAEQRIEILVGELPEDLAR, encoded by the coding sequence ATGGGTTTGAAGGATGCGGTATTGACCGATTTGAACGCCCCGGAGGATCTCAGCCTCGAGGCGTCTCTGGCGGAGCTGGAGGGGATCGTCCGGTCCCTGGAGGAGGGGGAGCTGACCCTGGAGGAGAGCCTGAAGGCCTTCGAGCGGGGGGTCTCCCTCATCAGGAGGTGTAACTCCCTCCTGGACGGGGCGGAGCAGAGGATAGAGATCCTCGTGGGGGAGCTCCCCGAGGACCTGGCGAGGTGA
- a CDS encoding SGNH/GDSL hydrolase family protein: MGEAELCRSFTRRTRALLEAGAEARIVLFGDSITAGFAVRRGFDHFWLSMLKEKYPRAGIAMQNQGACGATSFDGLARLDWSVVAHNPDLVTVNFGINDMYMGIRLGEFKGNLIEIVERILEGPGSGSGPELLLLSSEPLMTPKFDRIVLSYYQVLEDVAEEMGVGFVDVYGAWMRRVGEGVPLDSLILPGLDHPNELGYRIIAEELMRFF; the protein is encoded by the coding sequence ATGGGTGAAGCCGAACTTTGTCGGTCCTTCACTCGGCGGACGAGAGCCCTCCTGGAGGCGGGGGCGGAGGCGAGGATCGTCCTCTTCGGCGACTCCATCACCGCCGGATTTGCCGTCCGGAGGGGCTTCGACCATTTCTGGCTATCGATGCTGAAGGAGAAGTACCCGAGGGCCGGGATCGCCATGCAGAACCAGGGGGCGTGCGGAGCCACGAGCTTCGACGGCCTCGCCCGCCTCGACTGGTCGGTCGTCGCTCACAACCCGGACCTCGTCACCGTCAACTTCGGGATCAACGACATGTATATGGGGATCCGGCTCGGCGAGTTCAAGGGCAACCTCATCGAGATCGTCGAGAGGATCCTGGAGGGTCCTGGCTCAGGATCGGGCCCCGAGCTTCTCCTCCTCAGCTCCGAGCCCCTGATGACGCCAAAGTTCGATAGGATCGTCCTCAGCTACTATCAGGTCTTAGAGGACGTCGCCGAGGAGATGGGGGTCGGCTTCGTCGACGTTTACGGGGCGTGGATGCGGCGGGTCGGCGAGGGCGTTCCTTTAGACAGCCTGATCCTCCCCGGGCTCGACCACCCGAATGAGCTGGGGTACAGAATCATCGCCGAGGAGCTGATGCGCTTCTTTTAG
- a CDS encoding DUF5788 family protein encodes MPPNPSNPDPESPAPADLLTDRERGQLLANLHRTLVWLGVQDPERLEIDPDLLKEEMARDRIAPADLPPEVHPATGTVDLRHLVWRLIHLSELSEKEEMEVRELIRVLKAKEAADEEMLKEARLTREEAHRIYEETAAVIRTLLDLREILTKREHRTDLGREVAKKKVEDVKRWNAFVDSMEGKR; translated from the coding sequence ATGCCCCCAAATCCCTCCAACCCCGACCCCGAATCCCCCGCCCCTGCCGACCTCCTCACCGACCGAGAGAGAGGCCAGCTCCTCGCCAACCTCCACCGGACCCTCGTCTGGCTCGGGGTCCAGGACCCCGAGAGGCTCGAGATCGACCCCGACCTCCTGAAGGAGGAGATGGCAAGAGACCGGATCGCCCCCGCCGACCTCCCGCCCGAGGTCCACCCCGCCACGGGGACCGTCGACCTCCGCCACCTCGTATGGAGGCTGATCCACCTCTCGGAGCTATCGGAGAAGGAGGAGATGGAGGTGAGGGAGCTGATCCGCGTCCTGAAGGCGAAGGAGGCAGCCGACGAGGAGATGCTGAAAGAGGCGCGGCTGACCCGGGAGGAGGCGCACCGGATCTACGAGGAGACGGCTGCCGTCATCAGGACCCTTTTGGACCTGCGGGAGATCCTGACGAAGAGGGAGCACAGGACCGACCTGGGCCGGGAGGTGGCGAAGAAGAAGGTGGAGGACGTCAAAAGGTGGAACGCCTTCGTCGACTCGATGGAGGGGAAAAGGTGA
- a CDS encoding helicase-related protein yields MRLGMAHEYDPFFSLSIARVDPLPHQLEAVYDYFLKLPRIRFLLADDPGAGKTIMAGLLVKELKMRGLIMRILIVTPANLTFQWQREMREKFGERFEVIRGVVLRANYGTNPWQERDQVITSMPWVARIEDAKESLLHSHWDLVIVDEAHKMSAYSSEKKTLAYQLGEALSEMTDHYLLMTATPHKGDPQNFCLFLRLLDEDVYGDVKSLEEAMRRHEAPFYLRRVKEAMVTFPDPDTGDAKTLFTKRDVRTIEFEIDSDELDFYDELTRYVEDQSIKAYEDDSARGRALGFTMAMLQRRFASSIYAVRRSLERMRDRREKILADPDGYRRKLVLKGVPENFDDLPEEEQQRIIEDQEEAVASLNPADLKAEIKELARLIDQARALEEREIETKLAKLREVITQEGIFSDPKMKLLIFTEHKDTLDYLTEKLRGWGLSITQIHGGMKAGSRDEPGTRLSAEREFREDCQVMVATEAAGEGINLQYCWFMINYDIPWNPVRLEQRMGRIHRYGQEKDCLIFNFVAINTREGRVLQKLFERIEKIEMDLDPDHTGKVFNVLGDVLPSNQLEKMLREMYAHNLTEDVIKSRIVEQVDSAHLKKITDSTLENSLAKKELNLSAIVGKRVEAKERRLVPEVVEDFFVQAAPLAGMRPKESRADRHIYQIGKVPRSLRAVGDRLESESRCGPLGSEYKWIVFDKDLLQEDATLEWVTPGHPLFEGVRMHTLDCVEDDLRRGAAFFDLHREKPARLDVYSAALKDGLGATLNRRLFVVETGLDGQMSVRQPTLFLDLVPAPPGTKVPKVPGGEELPGREEVERFLYEVALQPFREEVSSQRRKEVETVLHHAEISLNTIIDRVQCQFADLHLKRESGSKEPGLEGRIKLFDDRLADLNNRLERRRAELEKELHCTISDLHRLGSAWVIPHPERNDPGIAPMVRDEEIERIAVDAVIAREEARGWKVESVESENRGFDLISRRLHLEDPKTALEVRFIEVKGRATVGEVALTENEYKTAARLKEDYWLYAVFNCASEPEVKPIRDPARLGWSPVVRVEHYRLGAEEILGERDD; encoded by the coding sequence ATGAGGCTGGGAATGGCTCACGAGTACGACCCCTTCTTCAGCCTCTCAATCGCCCGGGTGGACCCTCTTCCCCATCAGCTGGAGGCTGTGTATGACTACTTCCTCAAGCTCCCTCGCATCCGTTTCCTTCTAGCAGACGATCCTGGAGCTGGAAAGACCATAATGGCGGGGCTCCTTGTCAAGGAGCTGAAGATGAGGGGCCTGATAATGCGAATTCTGATAGTCACCCCTGCAAATCTCACCTTTCAGTGGCAGCGAGAGATGAGGGAGAAGTTCGGGGAGCGGTTCGAGGTGATAAGAGGCGTCGTCTTGAGGGCGAACTACGGCACCAATCCCTGGCAGGAGAGGGATCAGGTCATAACATCGATGCCGTGGGTGGCTCGGATCGAGGATGCCAAGGAGAGCCTGCTTCACAGCCATTGGGATCTGGTCATCGTTGACGAGGCTCATAAGATGAGTGCTTACTCCTCCGAGAAGAAGACCCTGGCCTATCAGCTTGGCGAGGCGCTCTCGGAGATGACGGATCACTACCTCCTCATGACCGCAACCCCCCATAAAGGCGATCCCCAGAACTTCTGTCTCTTCCTCCGGCTTTTGGATGAGGATGTTTACGGTGACGTGAAGAGCCTGGAGGAGGCGATGCGTCGTCACGAGGCGCCCTTCTATCTTCGGAGGGTCAAGGAGGCGATGGTGACCTTCCCAGATCCGGATACTGGGGACGCAAAGACCCTCTTCACCAAGCGGGACGTTCGGACGATCGAGTTCGAGATAGATAGCGATGAGCTGGATTTCTACGATGAGCTTACGAGGTACGTGGAAGACCAATCGATCAAGGCCTATGAGGATGATTCGGCACGGGGCCGGGCGCTCGGGTTCACCATGGCGATGCTCCAGCGTCGGTTTGCCTCGAGCATTTACGCCGTGAGGAGGAGCCTTGAACGGATGCGCGATCGTCGAGAGAAGATCTTGGCAGATCCCGATGGCTATCGGAGAAAGCTCGTCCTCAAAGGGGTTCCCGAGAACTTCGACGACCTCCCCGAAGAGGAGCAGCAGAGGATCATCGAAGATCAGGAAGAAGCGGTAGCATCCCTCAACCCTGCCGATCTGAAAGCGGAGATTAAGGAGCTCGCCCGGCTTATCGATCAGGCCCGAGCATTGGAGGAGAGGGAGATCGAGACGAAGCTCGCAAAGCTGAGGGAGGTCATCACCCAGGAGGGGATCTTCTCGGACCCGAAGATGAAGCTATTGATCTTCACCGAGCACAAGGACACCCTCGACTATCTGACAGAGAAGCTGAGGGGCTGGGGTCTTTCAATAACCCAGATTCATGGCGGGATGAAGGCGGGGAGCAGGGACGAGCCCGGAACTCGCCTCTCTGCGGAGCGAGAGTTTAGGGAAGATTGCCAGGTGATGGTAGCGACTGAGGCTGCTGGCGAGGGGATCAACCTTCAGTACTGCTGGTTCATGATAAACTACGACATCCCCTGGAACCCGGTCCGGCTGGAGCAGAGGATGGGCAGGATTCATCGCTACGGTCAGGAGAAGGACTGTCTGATCTTCAACTTCGTGGCCATCAATACCCGGGAGGGGCGGGTTCTTCAGAAGCTCTTTGAGAGGATAGAGAAGATCGAGATGGATCTCGATCCGGATCATACCGGCAAGGTCTTCAACGTTCTCGGAGACGTTCTGCCCTCAAACCAGCTGGAGAAGATGTTGAGGGAGATGTACGCTCACAACTTGACCGAGGACGTGATCAAAAGCAGGATCGTGGAGCAGGTGGATTCTGCCCATCTTAAGAAGATCACCGACTCGACTCTGGAGAACTCCCTTGCCAAGAAGGAGCTGAACCTTTCGGCCATCGTAGGCAAGAGGGTGGAAGCGAAGGAAAGAAGGCTAGTTCCGGAGGTCGTCGAGGACTTCTTCGTTCAGGCGGCACCTCTGGCGGGGATGAGGCCGAAGGAATCGAGAGCCGATCGCCACATTTACCAGATCGGCAAGGTTCCCCGATCGTTAAGGGCGGTTGGGGACCGCCTGGAGTCGGAGTCGAGGTGTGGCCCTCTTGGAAGCGAGTACAAATGGATCGTCTTCGACAAGGACCTTTTACAGGAGGACGCAACCCTCGAATGGGTGACGCCCGGCCATCCCTTATTCGAGGGCGTGAGGATGCACACTCTCGATTGTGTAGAGGATGATCTCAGGCGGGGCGCAGCCTTCTTCGATCTGCATCGAGAGAAGCCCGCAAGGTTGGACGTTTACTCGGCTGCTCTAAAAGACGGGCTGGGCGCCACCCTGAATCGAAGACTCTTCGTCGTCGAGACGGGTCTGGACGGCCAGATGTCGGTACGTCAGCCGACCCTTTTTCTGGATCTGGTGCCGGCGCCTCCGGGTACGAAGGTTCCAAAGGTTCCTGGTGGGGAGGAGCTTCCCGGCAGGGAGGAGGTGGAAAGATTCCTTTACGAGGTGGCGCTACAGCCCTTCAGGGAGGAGGTGAGCTCCCAACGAAGGAAGGAGGTGGAGACTGTATTGCACCATGCTGAGATCAGCCTTAACACCATCATAGATCGGGTGCAGTGTCAGTTTGCGGATCTTCACCTGAAGAGAGAGTCCGGCTCGAAAGAGCCGGGACTGGAGGGAAGGATCAAGCTCTTCGACGATCGGCTAGCCGATCTGAACAACCGCCTTGAAAGGAGGAGGGCTGAGCTGGAGAAGGAGCTTCACTGCACCATCTCTGATCTTCACCGGCTGGGATCTGCCTGGGTGATCCCCCATCCAGAGAGGAACGATCCCGGAATCGCGCCGATGGTCCGTGATGAAGAGATCGAACGGATCGCCGTCGACGCGGTGATCGCCCGCGAGGAGGCCCGGGGCTGGAAGGTTGAGAGCGTCGAGAGCGAGAATCGAGGATTTGATCTGATCTCCCGGAGGCTCCATCTTGAAGATCCGAAGACTGCGTTGGAGGTCCGGTTCATCGAGGTGAAGGGGAGGGCGACGGTAGGCGAGGTCGCCCTGACCGAGAACGAGTACAAGACCGCCGCCCGTTTGAAGGAGGACTACTGGCTCTATGCCGTCTTCAACTGCGCCAGCGAGCCCGAGGTGAAGCCGATCCGAGATCCCGCCAGGCTCGGCTGGTCGCCGGTGGTGAGGGTGGAGCATTACAGACTGGGGGCGGAGGAGATCCTGGGGGAAAGAGATGATTGA
- a CDS encoding ATP-binding protein has translation MIDHHRLLELIASGEALDIEFKSDRRRISDREIYEEVVAMANTRGGVLLIGVEDDGRVTGASPRHGKTTDPLKLQSAIFNNTVPNINTRISLVADADPEGEVLAIEVDSYPEPCATTEGKALHRTIKADGKPQTVPFYPRDQRSRRVDLGLLDFSSQVMEEVSFDGLDPLEFERLRQTVSRLRGDRNLLELSDEEIAKALRLVETKDGQLIPNVAGLLILGREDVLMNYLPTNEVHFQVLDAQGNVKVNDAVRWPLLRLIQEIEARFVVRNQENETAVGFFRVPVPDYSLEGFREAFNNAILHRDYTRLDAVYVQWHHDHILMTNPGGFPAGITVENILVHEPKPRNSRLAEAFKRIGIIEQTGRGVDKIYMGQLRYGRPAPDYTRSDADSVRIVLHGGKASLEFSAFVYEQEKHGSRLSLDELMILNALFFDRRIDSEAAGRLIQKGATEARRTLEHLHEIGLVEGKGEARGRVYHLSADMYRRLGQPESYVRTHGIAPIRQEAMVMEYVQAHGRIERKHVMELCGLTSPQAGRILKKMVQNGKLKRRGTPPRWTYYVIAEEES, from the coding sequence ATGATTGATCACCATCGACTTCTGGAGCTGATAGCGTCGGGGGAAGCTCTCGATATCGAGTTCAAGTCGGATCGTCGAAGGATCTCAGATCGTGAGATCTACGAGGAGGTGGTCGCCATGGCAAACACCAGAGGAGGTGTTCTCCTGATAGGGGTGGAGGACGATGGCCGGGTTACGGGCGCGTCCCCAAGACACGGAAAGACGACCGATCCACTGAAACTACAGTCTGCCATATTCAATAATACGGTCCCCAATATCAACACGCGGATCAGCTTGGTCGCGGATGCGGATCCAGAGGGAGAAGTTCTGGCCATCGAGGTGGACTCTTATCCAGAGCCCTGTGCCACAACGGAAGGAAAAGCTCTTCACAGGACTATTAAGGCAGATGGTAAACCTCAGACAGTCCCATTCTATCCTCGAGATCAACGATCACGCCGGGTTGACCTTGGTCTCCTCGATTTCTCGTCTCAGGTGATGGAGGAGGTCTCTTTTGACGGCCTGGACCCCTTAGAGTTTGAACGACTGAGACAGACGGTATCGAGGCTTCGTGGCGATCGAAATTTGTTGGAACTCTCTGACGAAGAAATAGCCAAAGCACTCAGGCTCGTCGAAACCAAAGATGGACAGCTCATCCCCAACGTGGCAGGTCTCTTGATACTCGGCCGAGAGGATGTCCTCATGAATTATCTGCCCACAAATGAAGTCCACTTCCAGGTTCTCGATGCTCAGGGCAACGTTAAGGTCAACGATGCCGTTCGTTGGCCTCTACTCCGTCTAATACAAGAAATTGAGGCGAGATTTGTTGTTCGTAACCAGGAGAATGAGACTGCAGTGGGATTTTTCCGGGTGCCGGTTCCTGATTACTCTCTTGAGGGCTTCCGTGAAGCGTTCAACAATGCAATCCTTCACCGGGATTATACCCGCTTGGACGCGGTTTATGTCCAATGGCATCACGATCACATTTTAATGACCAACCCGGGAGGGTTCCCGGCGGGCATTACGGTGGAAAACATTCTCGTCCACGAACCGAAGCCCAGAAACTCGAGGTTGGCAGAGGCCTTCAAAAGGATTGGCATAATCGAGCAGACCGGAAGAGGTGTGGATAAAATCTATATGGGACAGCTGCGGTATGGGCGGCCTGCACCAGATTATACCAGAAGCGATGCCGATAGCGTACGAATCGTCCTTCATGGTGGAAAGGCATCTCTGGAGTTTTCTGCGTTTGTCTACGAGCAAGAGAAACACGGTTCCCGATTGAGCTTAGATGAACTTATGATCCTCAATGCCTTGTTCTTCGATCGCAGAATTGACTCTGAGGCTGCAGGTCGTCTCATCCAGAAAGGCGCGACGGAGGCGAGACGGACTTTAGAGCATCTCCATGAAATAGGGCTGGTTGAGGGTAAAGGAGAGGCACGAGGGCGAGTATACCATTTGAGTGCGGATATGTACCGCAGACTTGGCCAGCCGGAGAGCTATGTGCGGACCCACGGAATCGCTCCCATAAGGCAAGAAGCGATGGTTATGGAGTACGTCCAGGCCCACGGTCGGATAGAACGAAAGCATGTTATGGAACTGTGTGGGCTGACGAGTCCACAGGCTGGTCGCATCTTGAAGAAGATGGTCCAGAATGGGAAGCTCAAGCGACGAGGAACCCCGCCCAGGTGGACGTATTATGTCATAGCAGAGGAGGAATCTTGA